The genomic interval tatatgaatctcAGTGGTGAATCTGTAAGCTCCACTTTTAGAAGTCTTTCCATGTGTTTAGTATCTGATTTCTACTCTTCCCTATTATCATGGAATGTCTACTTGGCACTGCTTAACTCTTGTTGTGGTTTAATTGTCATCCCTGAACTTGTAAGACTAAATTGTCTCTGGCCCATGGTTGATTGGCACTCCTTGGGTTTCTACAGTTTTATTTCCCCTCCAAGAATGGTTGCAATACCCCTGTCCTGGTCTTCAAATGATAGTCCATGTTCTCTTTGACGAGCATATCTTGTTGTGCTCTTTTGTCAGCCCCTGTATTGAGTTTACCAGATTCATGAGATGCTAGTATTGCCACTGAAATCTGTTCCATCGAACTCAACAGAAGTCACAAATTCTCCTGTCACCAGCTCACTTGTTCACCCCTTTCACATCCTACATGTATTTGATGAGCTGCACCTAAATGGCTGAATCCTCTCATCCAATCTGGAGAATGGACACTAGCTGTTTGCTACCCAGAATGGTTTAGGGGCCGTTCAAATTATGTAAGCTGAGCATGGTAGTGATGCAGAAGAGGTTGTAGTGTGATCGCTTCAATGGGAACATCAATGCCTTCTTCAGTGCTGGAATGTCTCGTGTTGAAGACATCGATCTGGGATGCTTTTTTAAAGTTGCTGATGGTTGAGAAGGAttaggtttatttattagtggCACTGATGCTATTAGTCGGCAGAGTTTGCCATCCACACTCAGACTGGAGAATGAATTTGTGACTGCAAGGGGTTAGGCTGAGTATGCCGTCATTGGGGCAATCCTGACGTTTCTTATTATcttgattttgagaaaatatgaaatatatactcccttcattccAAAATGTAATGTCGGCAGGGGTATGCCATGTTGAGGGAAGGAAGCCTCCCTTGGGCCACTTGGCGTGCCCTGAGAGGGGTCGGGCCTGAGACCAGAGAGGCAGCCACCTTTCCGCACTAGGGGTCGGGCCGCCCGACCCCTGTCCCTTCGATCCGTTCACGAGGGGGCACGTGGCGTGGGAAGCGTCACGCGTACATGCCCTGCCGCCACATTGAATGTGGCGTGCTTAAGGCGCGGTAAGTCATCTGCGCTAGAGACGACGGATGTGATGGCAGACGAGATTTGAGTCAGAGTTGTGCGTACATGCGCCTACCCCTAGCAGGAGGCGTGACCCAGGTCAGCCCCGTCTCGTCGACCATTAATGGGTGGCCCTTTTGCCCCTCTCTCAAGACTGAACCGACGCTCCATCTTTGATGGGTCGTTCTCTCTCTCGCCGCTGCACTGTGGGACCAACCAGCTGAAAGTCTTCGACATTTATTGAAGAGTGATGCGGGTCTTTCCGCACATGTCTCAACATGATGCGGCCCATGCTGCGGCAAGGCGTGCACCGTTCTGCACGTTGAAACATTTCATAGGCATTAATTACGCGTAAAAGaatgtttttcctttccttaGAGGACGGGTCTTGGCACCTGTCGTAGCCCCTTGCAGTATAAAAGGAGGCCCTTGCCTAGGGAAGAGGGGGAAGTTTCTTGGGTAGACAACCAATAGGTGCCCATGAAACCTTGCTGCTAGCCAAGCCATCTATGATTCCTTGCGCCCCAAGCAACCGCGCACaaaggagtagggtattacgctTCTCAGCGGCCCAAACCTGTATAATTCGAGTTTGTCAGCATCGCTCCCGAGGGGCCTGATGCCCTTCGTTTCTCTCATTTCCCTCAATCCTCACACTCTCACTCGCACCCCTGGTTCGAACCCAAAAGGGCGCCCCACGGCTTCCTGCTTGAGGAGTTTACCCTTCGACAGTAAGAATTTCAGGGATTTGAATCTTAAGCATTTCTAGCACTATTCACAGCACTAGTCTCATCAATCACTTcccattcaaaattcttctcATTTTTTCTCTATCTATCCTTCCACCCTCATctattcctcatttattaagggGTACTAggatattttcttcttaaccTTAATATCTGCTaacaacctagaaatgatTACATATGTGAATGCTGATGAAGTGGTAAACAATGGAATGCATGAGAGTTTCTCATGGTACTAAATGGATCGGAATGATTTGCAAAGAGCCATTTtcccttaaaattaattatatctgCAGCTTTATTTCAGTTGGTGCAACCAAAATCCTATCAGTAATTAGATACTTTGGTTGGTTTGATTTGACTTGACTTCGAAATCTCAATATGTAACAATAATACATAGCCATATCTGTTTCGGTTAGTTCTCTCTCTATTATTTCTGAGACAGGTTGCGTGTAATTCACCTGTAGATATTCCTTTGACTGgcatgaaaaattgtttatacCACACTGAGCGTGATCTGGTGACTATGAGTGACAAACCTTCATTGGCCTATTGCAGGTTGGGCCACTTGCCGCCTATTATAAACTACCACTTAATCGTGTCCTTGTGGTAAGTATTTACTActtctgtttcaaaatataagcatttttatgttgtttagcatagactaAGGAGATgttaaagaaatattttttagtcactttagtggccaagttttgaattttgaattgattatattCCCTTTCTAAGCATCTGATTGGCTATGAAATCATTGGAATGATTGCAATCATGGGAATCAGCacaaaaatgcttatattgtggtataaaatttgagtCGTGCAAATTCTTATATTTGGGATGGAGTGAGTATTTTGTATCTAATCTTTCCTAGTACTAAGTCACATGGCGCCAATCTGACTTCTCTGATGTGAGTTTCAGGCATTTGATGACATGGATCTGCCCTGTGGAGTTCTTCGTTTACAACCTAAAGGAGGATATGGGCGTCACAATGGgtctgtttatttttataaccatACCTTTTAGTGAAGTGTTATCTACTTATGTCGAAATCAATTTGTCAATGAAAAAGGTGGCCTGATAAGCAAGATGCTGATCACCTTCACTAAGAAGAGAAAGCAGAATCTTCTCTTCCAATTTCTtcacttaattaccttttttCGCTTATGGGGATATTTCTGCATGACATTTCCATTTTCTcatatgaacttttttttgcttccTGTTTTATATAGCCTGAGATAGCCATGGTTCTTGAAAGGTCATCCAGACTTAGCACACTTTAATCACTGTGATAGCATGCTCCCTTTCTTTGcgtgttttgtttatttgttatttgatgTGGATATAGACCATTAGCCacttgaacttttttttttatgtctgTAGACAAGTCTTCCTTTTGACATTGACCTGAAATATTTACCGTTCTAGCTTATCAGGGTGAAGAGCTTGATTTACCATTTTCGTAAGAACCGAGAATTTGGTCGACTAAGGATTGGTAGGTTTTGACATCTGTCGCATTCAGTTTTTCCCCCTTAATGTGGATAAATACTCATACTTTTAACTTATTCAGGAATTGGACGGCCACCTGGCCAAATGGATCCCAAAGCTTTTGTTCTCCAGAAGTTCAATAGAACTGGTCGAGAACGGGTAATTATCTATTTGGGTAGTACTTGTAGTTCTCTTgtcattccttttttttaatagttttttACTGTAATCGTTGAATTTACTTCAGTAATACACATTGGATGATTATGCTCATTTGCTGGGCTAGATTCATTATGACCAGAACCCTAGCTGTAATATACTCTTCATGTGAGGCACACGTAGAGCTAATCTACTTCAGTTAATAAATTTCTGTGGTGCTATATGCAAATGAGAGATGACTTATAGGCTTGCAACACATTTATGCTTAGCGGATTGGCTCAACCTTGTGGTGAGCTTCCATGTGATGTGCCAAGCCAATCTCGTGAAGCTCACTGCCCTTGAGATCTCTAaaatctttattattttaggtAATGCCACCATGTCCTAGAAATTGAACCACTGGAGCAAAGTTACTTGGACGACTTTTTATGACAAATCTCTGTGCTATGCACTCTTGGCAATATTTTGTCATGGGATCATTATGGTGACATCATATTTATGGAAACACCATATTTAACTTGATCACTTTGCTGTcccaatttttattattatgtatGTAAAGACCCTGAAAAATTGTGCTGTGTCCAGCAGTCTTATGGTTGCATCTTTTGTTTAACCTAGATTGATTCAGCCATACAAGAGGGTGTTGAGATTCTAAAGTTGGTTGTTAGCAAGGGTTTGACAGAGGCGGCGAGATCATCAAATATGGATCAAAAGTATAAACATCTGACCTCACATGACCTGCAACTGTAAAGATGATGACATCATCTTATCTGTTAAAGCGATCTGTGATGTGCTATCCCGCTATCAACTGTTGAATGCCTGATGGGAGAACCTGGTAACATCTACATGACATGATTCATTGATTTGCCTCTCCCGACAAGGTCCGTCTCCATTGCATTggatttgtaaattttgatgctgtcatgtttttttttacttttgtacAACTGACACTCAATTATAATCAGAATTGCAAGATTCTGTTGGCTTCAAGGTTCTACTTTGCGCTTAAAGATAGAGCTGATCATTTTTCTACAAAAGATGGATATCCATCTTACCACGTGACGCCTTATTCAGAACTATACCAGGTGCCATCTTCCGCTTCCACCCCATGGATTGAATAAATGGAACCGAAGAAACAAACCAAGTACATAAGAGTAAGTAATACTATGCACCATACATTCTCTgagtaacttttttttttcttgacgaTGTGCTCCGAATAACCGGGAGCTAGTAGTATATTAGAGATACCACATGAGCTCATTTGGAGACTGCAAACAGGCCAGCAGCtccaaataatttttctttgcCGTTCAGCCCAAGCTCCCTGTCGAACAGTTAGATGAAACATTGGAATTATTCAATGAAATGAAACTGCAAGTCAGAGATGAACACGGAGCTGGTTTTTGTGCTGCCTCAACAAGCGCAGCTTTTCGAATCACTAATACAAGCTCCCCATGCACAGCAcgataacaaaacaatatagCAAACTAGTACAAGCGCAAACacctcccttttttttttgtgaggaCACAAGCACCTTATTAACTACCATATATGTCTGTACATAATTACCAATCACTCGTAACAAAGTGGTGATGATAATACTTTCGCCGATGAGATGACAAGATCCAGGCATCGTATTTACTATTAGCACTTCTCTGCACGTAGACAGAGTCACACAGTTGTAGTTGTATACATCTAGATGGGGATGGGCTCGAGGAACTGCTGCTGGATGGTCTTTTTGTTGAGCTCGCTGAAGGTGTATGCGTCGTTGCTGTCCTGGAACAAGAACACCATGCTCATCGCCAGGTTGGCGACTCGGTTCACAGCTGGTACCAGCGAGGGATGCTCGAAGCGTGATTGATTGATCGTTTTCCATGCGTCTTCGACCAGATTACCTATCGCAGCCGTAGCTACCTCACCTGTGACACTGTGCTCCACCATATGGCACTCAACGCAGCTGGAAATGTCCATTTTGCTTTTCCCATTCTGtgaccaaaacaaaaaggtAGTATAGTTACTATCATATCTGATCCCATGCTGCAAATCGTTCTTTAGCATACTGACATGAAATATTTcccatgtaaaataaaaaggaatgtGACATTTCCTGTGTGTAGCATAACATTTCACCAGTGCTCATCCAGAATTAGTACTatacctccatttcacaatataaaattttctaacgTTACTTAGATTCATACTGATgccaataaatctagatatatatatatatatatatatatatataaataatatacattgtttaatagataaatctaagcataactaaaatatcttttaCGAAACAGAGAGAAGATGGAGCAGTATAAATAAATACCTTGAATGCGGCTAAGTCATCAAGGAAGCGTGTAATTTCACCGCAAGCCTTGACAGCATCAGTGCAACCGGTGGCCCATTCCAGTGCTTCCTTGGTTACTAAATCACCGGTACCAACAAGTGACACGAGACAGCATCGGAGCGCCTGAGGAGATGATGGACACATCCAAATGATCTTGAAAGCTTGGTATGTAATTGTGATGAAACCAGACAGCTTCCTGGAGGTAATGCTTGCATAACCTTTGATACTATAGgtgacaagagaaaaaaaatcttgatgAATGACTATGAAAATACGACAACTCTATCCAAGCTGAATGTTTAATATTCAAGTTTGTTGGTTTTTAGCTCCAATTATTTTGACATTATGTTGTACTCCTTGCATGCATGGTACAGTAGACATTCCACACTTCTATCGACCTCATCCATATACTTGATATCATATTGGACTAATTAGCATTCAACTTTTTTCTTCCGCGCCTTCAAATCTAAATACtcatttttgttataaatatttgatacaaTTGACTCTGACcattaaatttgatcatttgttataattaaatatttttgcaaatacaTACAATATAAGTCatagaagaataaaaaaggaaTTGAGTAGTATTGTACCGCTTTTAGAGCATAATTTGTAACGTAGTACTTCTCATCTGATTTCAGTTCAGCCTCAATATCTTTGAAGGTACTTATTAGCTTGGCATAGTAATTCTTCAAATACTCTGGCAAAAGAGAAATTGCATTCTCATCCCATCTGcacaaacatttttaattagtttgctTACAAGCTAATCATCGGCAAGATGAATTATGCTACCATGTATtataatatcaatatatataggatCGGTTCGTACAAGCAGTTTACTCATATtctaatgccaactaaaaaaaagttactcTCTCCATTCCTTTTCACTTAGCTTTTCAATATCAATACAATCTTCAATATACGTATGAACCATTTTTCTGTAAATGTATTTTGACacaaatacttcaaatatgaattacagtatttttcatgaaaaatccaccaatgatattttcacatgttaaatattaatatttttacatagCAACTAGGGCTTAGATATAGCCTTGGTTTCTTAATCCCATgtacaattaaaaatttataataaaataaaaaaaatgcaatatgGATAGCCCAAACACATGTTAGTTCAGCTCTCTAGCTAGgctatgaaaaaattttagcccaaCCCTTACAAGGTTTAATTTTATGTACACTTTCTAACATAAAAACATGAGATGTCCAGAATTGTAGAGCTTCAAAAGTAGCTAGCCTTTTGGGAACgaaaatatcattaaaattTGTGTCTAGAAGAACAAAAATGAGCATGCTTTATTATTCCCTTGGAAAAGGAAAGAGTAAGcaggaatttttttcccaCCTCTGTACGCTTCATCGAGCTTTTGTCCCTCTTCCAACGTAGCATGCATATCATAAGTGTCATCTAGTAAGGATGTTAGGACGAATATCTTGGCAAGGATGATTCGTGCTTCTGCATATTTCTGCTCATAGTAAACTGTATAGGACCAAAAGTAGCATTCAACTATACGATCTCGAGAGTAGGTAAGTCCCACTATACTGTATAGAGTATTTCCCCACCTGAAAATATTGTAGGACATATTTGCTTAAGCTGTATCTTAAATCATAACATGTATgctttgtgcaattaatgaattaatttcttgtgATTAATTTCCTCATGATACTAATAAGTTCTCGGTTGTACATATAGGTATAAACATACAGATAAACAACGGATTAATTTTCAattacatgcatataaatCTTACTATAAGCGAAGCCACACTCAGAAATCAGGATAATATTGtggaatttatttttgaaagtttgaagtattttttaaaatctgcAGGTCTATTGTTAGAATAATATCGTGGATTTTCCGttacatgcacatatatgcatatatcgGAAAACCGAAACAATGAGATTTGTAGTCATATGTGAAATATATTGTGGAAGCCTACAAATCAACACCCTAGGTATAGAAGAGGATTGTGGCATAAAACATAAAGTACTGGGAAAATATACCGAGAAAAATCCTTGAGCTCCCTCAAGTGAAGTTGCAGGAGGTTAAAATCCAGCCTTGCAAGCTCAAGGATGGAGGGATTGTATGCTTGCTCTTGATTGTATTCTGCTATATAATTAAGTGCTTCTATCCTCTTCAAGGTCCATGGTAACGGTATTTTAAGGGCACGTTTTACTTGTTGAGATAATGGCGACTTGAGATCACTTGCCATTGTTTCCAGTTGATGCCTTGAGAACAATATCGCATCCTCCAGTTCCACTTCACCATGAATTAATAGGTGAGATGCATTGTACAAGCTTAGCAAGCCCCTAGGATCATCTACTACTTCAGTGTTGAATTGTCCATCTGGGCCTTTAAACTTGTTGAACACATCTACAAGgaatcataatattttttaagtactcTCACCGTCTCAAAATACAGCGGCGTATCTAGGAATTTCAATATGGATGGTCCA from Oryza brachyantha chromosome 3, ObraRS2, whole genome shotgun sequence carries:
- the LOC102710282 gene encoding CRS2-like protein, chloroplastic, which produces MRGKLWTRLAPYISKRHISTSQTSSTSFASSCSAIQPWLFVGLGNPGEKYQCTRHNVGFDMIDMFAQSQGISLTRHHFKALFGEGMIEGVPVLLAKPQTYMNLSGESVGPLAAYYKLPLNRVLVAFDDMDLPCGVLRLQPKGGYGRHNGVKSLIYHFRKNREFGRLRIGIGRPPGQMDPKAFVLQKFNRTGRERIDSAIQEGVEILKLVVSKGLTEAARSSNMDQKYKHLTSHDLQL